The following are encoded together in the Kribbella voronezhensis genome:
- a CDS encoding Lrp/AsnC family transcriptional regulator produces MTIDEIDRRLLAELQKDATQSYAALGQAVGLSAGAAHERVRKLKAAGVIRRTTIEVDPAALGTGVLAYVLLDTDAWMGDDSTRQALRDITAVEEAHIIAGPASVLVKVRTTSTEALQATLRALHQVDGVTSTQTVVVLESFFERPPTVM; encoded by the coding sequence ATGACCATAGATGAGATAGATCGCCGTCTTCTCGCCGAACTGCAGAAAGACGCGACCCAGTCGTACGCCGCGCTCGGGCAGGCCGTCGGACTCTCCGCCGGAGCCGCTCACGAGCGGGTCCGCAAGCTCAAGGCGGCCGGCGTGATCCGCCGGACCACGATCGAGGTCGATCCGGCCGCACTCGGCACGGGCGTACTGGCTTACGTGTTGCTCGACACCGACGCCTGGATGGGTGACGACTCGACCCGGCAGGCGCTGCGCGACATCACCGCCGTCGAGGAGGCGCACATCATCGCCGGGCCTGCCTCGGTGCTCGTCAAGGTGCGAACCACCAGCACCGAAGCGCTGCAGGCCACCCTGCGCGCGCTCCATCAGGTGGACGGTGTGACCAGCACTCAGACAGTCGTCGTGCTGGAGTCGTTCTTCGAGCGGCCGCCGACGGTGATGTGA
- a CDS encoding acetyl/propionyl/methylcrotonyl-CoA carboxylase subunit alpha, producing the protein MSDSKRITKVLVANRGEIAVRVVRAAADAGLGSVAVYADPDRDALFVRLADEAYSLDGATPADSYLNIAKILDVAARSGADAVHPGYGFLAENAEFAQAVIDAGLIWIGPPPAAIDSLGDKVKARHIAEKVGAPQVPGTPNPVADADEVVAFATEYGLPIAIKAAYGGGGRGMKVARTMEEVPELFESATREAISAFGRGECFVERYLDKPRHVETQCLADAHGNVVVISTRDCSLQRRYQKLVEEAPAPFITPEQREILYTSSKAILREAGYVGAGTCEFLIGQDGLISFLEVNTRLQVEHPVSEEVTGIDLVREMFRIADGEELGYDDPEISGHSIEFRINAEDPGRGFLPAPGTLTRWHAPSGPGIRLDGGYDQGETVPGAFDSLVAKLIVSGRDRTQALERSRRALKEFVVGGMPSAIPFHAAVVSDPAFTGADGFKVHTRWIETEFDNQIPPYDGVAEGAEPDEREKVTVEVGGKRLEVVLPAGLGASAAASGTAKKKPAKRSGGSSKGGATSGDSLTSPMQGTIVKIAVEEGATVAAGDLIVVLEAMKMEQPLNAHKAGTVTGLSAEVGATVAAGAAICEIKD; encoded by the coding sequence GTGTCTGACAGCAAGCGCATCACCAAGGTACTGGTCGCGAACCGGGGCGAGATCGCCGTCCGGGTGGTCCGTGCCGCCGCCGACGCCGGCCTGGGCAGTGTCGCCGTGTACGCCGACCCCGACCGGGACGCGCTGTTCGTCCGGCTCGCCGACGAGGCCTACTCGCTGGACGGTGCGACCCCGGCGGACTCCTACCTGAACATCGCCAAGATCCTCGACGTCGCGGCCCGCTCCGGCGCGGACGCGGTGCACCCCGGCTACGGCTTCCTGGCCGAGAACGCCGAGTTCGCCCAGGCCGTCATCGACGCCGGGCTGATCTGGATCGGCCCGCCGCCGGCCGCGATCGACTCGCTCGGCGACAAGGTGAAGGCCCGGCACATCGCCGAGAAGGTCGGCGCCCCGCAGGTCCCCGGTACGCCGAACCCGGTCGCCGACGCGGACGAGGTGGTCGCCTTCGCCACGGAGTACGGACTGCCGATCGCGATCAAGGCGGCGTACGGCGGTGGTGGGCGCGGGATGAAGGTCGCGCGCACCATGGAAGAGGTGCCCGAGCTGTTCGAGTCCGCGACCCGCGAGGCGATCAGCGCCTTCGGTCGCGGCGAGTGCTTCGTGGAGCGGTACCTGGACAAGCCGCGGCACGTCGAGACCCAGTGCCTGGCCGATGCCCATGGCAACGTCGTGGTGATCTCCACCCGCGACTGCTCGCTGCAGCGCCGGTACCAGAAGCTCGTCGAGGAAGCGCCCGCGCCGTTCATCACGCCGGAGCAGCGGGAGATCCTCTACACGTCGTCCAAGGCGATCCTGCGCGAGGCCGGCTACGTCGGCGCCGGGACCTGCGAGTTCCTGATCGGCCAGGACGGCCTGATCTCGTTCCTCGAGGTGAACACCCGGCTTCAGGTCGAGCACCCGGTCAGCGAAGAGGTCACCGGCATCGACCTGGTCCGCGAGATGTTCCGGATCGCCGACGGCGAGGAGCTCGGGTACGACGACCCGGAGATCTCCGGGCACTCGATCGAGTTCCGGATCAACGCCGAGGACCCGGGCCGCGGCTTCCTGCCCGCCCCGGGCACCCTGACCCGGTGGCACGCGCCGTCCGGCCCGGGCATCCGGCTCGACGGCGGCTACGACCAGGGTGAGACCGTGCCCGGCGCGTTCGACTCGCTGGTGGCGAAGCTGATCGTGTCCGGCCGGGACCGGACCCAGGCGCTGGAGCGGTCCCGCCGCGCACTGAAGGAGTTCGTCGTCGGTGGGATGCCGAGCGCGATTCCGTTCCACGCGGCCGTGGTCAGCGACCCGGCGTTCACCGGTGCCGACGGCTTCAAGGTGCACACCCGCTGGATCGAGACCGAGTTCGACAACCAGATCCCGCCGTACGACGGGGTCGCCGAGGGCGCCGAGCCGGACGAGCGGGAGAAGGTCACCGTCGAGGTCGGCGGCAAGCGGCTCGAGGTGGTCCTGCCGGCCGGTCTCGGCGCATCCGCCGCGGCCTCCGGTACGGCGAAGAAGAAGCCGGCCAAGCGCTCCGGTGGCAGCAGCAAGGGCGGCGCCACGTCGGGCGACTCGCTGACCTCGCCGATGCAGGGCACCATCGTCAAGATCGCCGTCGAGGAGGGCGCGACCGTCGCCGCGGGCGACCTGATCGTCGTCCTCGAGGCGATGAAGATGGAGCAGCCGCTGAACGCGCACAAGGCGGGCACCGTGACCGGCCTGTCCGCCGAGGTCGGCGCGACGGTGGCCGCCGGCGCCGCGATCTGCGAGATCAAGGACTGA
- a CDS encoding peptidylprolyl isomerase has protein sequence MSKKTHQQQLAQRKAQRQAERDAERRRQRRMLTVTITAIVAVVVVIVGLFVALGTNDKDTPAAGDTPSPSSTAPSAPGAENKPKSIPTALAAAPQRTTPLASEVDCSYKKSTEPASKPVNAPANGKVKASGTSKVTLGTSIGDLHLKLDSALAPCTVKSFLNLVGQKYFDNTKCHRLTVGAGLQVLQCGDPSGSGSGGPGYSFNDEVYPQLKYGRGILAMANAGPNTNGSQFFIVYGDASALTPAYTAFGTVDEAGLKAIDKVANAGVVPSPQGGPTDGAPYTPVEIKSATAAA, from the coding sequence ATGTCCAAGAAGACCCATCAGCAGCAGCTCGCACAGCGCAAGGCGCAGCGTCAGGCCGAGCGTGATGCCGAACGCCGTCGCCAGCGGCGGATGCTGACTGTGACGATCACGGCCATCGTCGCCGTGGTCGTCGTGATCGTCGGTCTCTTCGTGGCCCTGGGCACCAACGACAAGGACACTCCGGCCGCCGGCGACACGCCGTCGCCGTCGTCGACCGCCCCCTCGGCACCGGGGGCGGAGAACAAGCCGAAGTCGATCCCGACCGCGCTGGCCGCCGCTCCCCAGCGGACCACGCCGCTCGCCTCCGAGGTCGACTGCAGCTACAAGAAGTCGACCGAACCGGCCAGCAAGCCGGTGAACGCGCCCGCCAACGGCAAGGTCAAGGCCAGCGGTACGTCGAAGGTCACGCTCGGCACCTCGATCGGCGACCTGCACCTCAAGCTGGACAGCGCGCTGGCTCCTTGCACGGTGAAGAGCTTCCTCAACCTGGTCGGCCAGAAGTACTTCGACAACACCAAGTGCCACCGGCTCACCGTCGGCGCCGGCCTTCAGGTGCTGCAGTGCGGCGACCCGTCCGGCAGCGGCTCCGGCGGCCCGGGCTACAGCTTCAACGACGAGGTCTACCCGCAACTGAAGTACGGCCGCGGCATCCTGGCGATGGCGAACGCCGGCCCGAACACCAACGGCAGTCAGTTCTTCATCGTGTACGGCGATGCGTCGGCGCTCACCCCGGCGTACACGGCGTTCGGCACCGTCGACGAGGCCGGGCTCAAGGCGATCGACAAGGTCGCGAACGCCGGTGTCGTTCCTTCTCCGCAGGGCGGCCCGACCGACGGCGCGCCGTACACCCCGGTGGAGATCAAGAGCGCTACCGCGGCAGCCTGA
- a CDS encoding glycoside hydrolase family 76 protein — protein MRIAGGVLAVSMLAALHAPAAGAAVTNGPAATETAGHLPNPAARAAASYQALTKYFEAGHNLLLEEYPNTQQNAYSYVWPYSQAAVAAEDLAGIPGAGRKASAEAERRLAGYQPYWNDTTTPKGYDSYVRPPLGGGGDKFYDDNEWIGLNLIQHYQRTGDRSSLNRAKEIFALVVHGWDTDPTHPCAGGVYWTQAPWSQDRNTISNGPGAELGAHLYLLTRDKSYLTEAKRMYAWAQQCMLAPNGLYYDHIDLAGNVEKTQWSYNQGVMLGAGALLYKATHDRKYLDDAKSLAKASLAFYGAEDRLWKQPTRFNSIYFKNLLILDSISHDPSYKATMQAYTERAWKEVRDPATGLFHFADGPVLLLEQSAMVQIDALLAWPRSRYDELA, from the coding sequence ATGAGGATCGCCGGTGGGGTACTGGCGGTCTCGATGCTCGCTGCGCTGCACGCCCCTGCAGCCGGTGCGGCCGTCACCAACGGCCCGGCCGCGACCGAGACGGCCGGTCACTTGCCTAACCCGGCCGCCCGGGCCGCGGCGTCGTACCAGGCCCTGACCAAGTACTTCGAGGCCGGCCACAACCTGTTGCTGGAGGAGTACCCGAACACCCAGCAGAACGCCTACTCCTACGTCTGGCCGTACTCGCAGGCCGCGGTCGCCGCCGAGGACCTGGCCGGTATCCCGGGCGCGGGCCGCAAGGCGTCGGCGGAGGCCGAGCGCAGGCTGGCCGGGTATCAGCCGTACTGGAACGACACCACCACGCCCAAGGGCTACGACTCCTACGTCCGCCCGCCGCTGGGCGGTGGTGGCGACAAGTTCTACGACGACAACGAGTGGATCGGCCTCAACCTGATCCAGCACTACCAGCGGACTGGTGACCGCTCGTCGCTGAACCGGGCGAAGGAGATCTTCGCGCTCGTCGTGCACGGCTGGGACACCGACCCGACGCACCCGTGCGCGGGCGGCGTCTACTGGACCCAGGCGCCCTGGAGCCAGGACCGCAACACCATCTCCAACGGCCCCGGTGCCGAACTCGGCGCTCACCTCTACCTGCTCACCAGGGACAAGTCCTACCTGACCGAGGCGAAGCGGATGTACGCGTGGGCCCAGCAGTGCATGCTGGCACCGAACGGCCTGTACTACGACCACATCGACCTCGCCGGTAACGTCGAGAAGACCCAGTGGAGCTACAACCAGGGCGTCATGCTCGGCGCCGGAGCCCTGCTCTACAAGGCGACCCACGACCGCAAGTACCTCGATGACGCCAAGTCGCTCGCGAAGGCGTCGCTCGCGTTCTACGGCGCCGAGGACCGGCTCTGGAAGCAGCCGACGAGGTTCAACTCGATCTACTTCAAGAACCTGCTGATCCTCGACTCGATCTCGCACGACCCGAGCTACAAGGCCACCATGCAGGCGTACACCGAGCGCGCCTGGAAGGAGGTCCGCGACCCGGCCACCGGCCTGTTCCACTTCGCCGACGGACCGGTCCTGCTGCTCGAGCAGTCGGCCATGGTCCAGATCGACGCACTGCTGGCCTGGCCCCGTTCGCGGTACGACGAACTCGCCTGA
- a CDS encoding SpoIID/LytB domain-containing protein produces the protein MKRAVLIVLVAATLPTGLAVAREADPAETQATTTISGRGFGHGRGMSQYGAQGAAIAGKSVKQILDFYYPGTAVGKATGNVRIRLTADTTDGVRVVATDNLKVRDLKAGKLYTLPKASTRNQWSIDPSGDSGTKVSSFDSKKRVWTLWRTMKGMAQFEGPAVTALILPSGSQARYRGILRAIDTSGPHLDTVNVLSLETYLRGVVPREALYTWRPAALQAQAVAARTYAVYHRRRSTERAYDLCDTILCQVYGGYNSEESSTNAAIAATAGQIRLYKSVPIIAEFSSSNGGATTPGDLAYQVQKVDTWDAYPGNRNPNASWTVTRPTSQVQAAFGVGVLRSLKVTARTGVGPGGGRVLRVEAVGVNGQKKAMTGDQLRSRLRLRSAWFSFVPAPASALDISSDQETR, from the coding sequence ATGAAGCGCGCTGTTCTGATTGTTCTTGTCGCCGCGACTCTGCCCACCGGTCTTGCCGTCGCCCGCGAAGCCGATCCAGCTGAGACCCAGGCGACCACGACGATCAGTGGCCGGGGCTTCGGGCACGGCCGCGGCATGTCGCAGTACGGTGCCCAGGGCGCTGCCATCGCGGGCAAGTCGGTCAAGCAGATCCTGGACTTCTACTACCCCGGTACGGCGGTCGGCAAGGCCACCGGGAACGTCCGGATCCGGCTCACGGCCGACACCACCGACGGGGTCCGGGTAGTTGCCACCGACAATCTCAAGGTGCGCGATCTGAAAGCCGGCAAGCTCTACACGTTGCCCAAGGCATCGACCAGGAACCAGTGGTCGATCGATCCGTCCGGTGACAGCGGCACCAAGGTGAGCTCGTTCGACTCGAAGAAGCGGGTCTGGACGCTGTGGCGGACGATGAAGGGGATGGCGCAGTTCGAGGGGCCGGCGGTCACCGCGCTCATCCTGCCGAGCGGCAGCCAGGCCCGCTATCGCGGCATCCTCCGTGCGATCGACACCAGCGGGCCCCATCTCGACACGGTCAACGTGCTGTCGCTGGAGACCTACCTGCGCGGCGTCGTACCGCGGGAAGCCTTGTACACCTGGCGTCCGGCGGCTCTGCAAGCCCAAGCGGTTGCCGCGCGCACCTATGCGGTCTACCACCGGAGGCGCTCGACGGAGCGTGCCTACGACCTGTGCGACACGATCCTCTGCCAGGTGTACGGCGGCTACAACTCGGAGGAGTCCTCGACCAACGCCGCGATCGCGGCGACCGCCGGTCAGATCCGGCTCTACAAGAGTGTGCCGATCATCGCGGAGTTCTCCTCGTCGAACGGCGGCGCGACCACTCCCGGCGACCTGGCGTACCAGGTGCAGAAGGTGGACACCTGGGACGCCTACCCGGGCAACCGGAACCCGAACGCGAGCTGGACGGTCACCAGGCCGACCTCGCAGGTCCAGGCGGCCTTCGGCGTCGGCGTCCTGCGCAGTCTCAAGGTGACGGCGCGGACCGGCGTCGGTCCCGGCGGCGGCCGGGTGCTGCGGGTCGAGGCCGTCGGCGTCAACGGCCAGAAGAAGGCGATGACCGGCGATCAGCTCCGGTCGAGACTGCGGCTCCGGTCGGCCTGGTTCAGCTTCGTGCCGGCGCCGGCGAGCGCTCTTGATATATCAAGCGATCAGGAAACCCGCTGA
- a CDS encoding N-acetylmuramoyl-L-alanine amidase translates to MRTTRLAVTVVTGLALFVPNHSQALPRTGPAPEATDPSYQELPLRQGFGTTSAGATKPFGMVGVTWPSRPDSSQVVAKIRVQRNGVWSDWEQLPVEDEHGPDPAVPEGQERSGTDPIWVGDANGIDASLTTKDGTTIDDAKIVLIRPGTLTADANLPSSLAATRTDATAPYPAPAVIGRRGWGADERLRSHNGAACVRPKYTSTVQAAFVHHTADRNNYTRAQVPAMIRAMYAYHVRSRGWCDLGYNFLVDRFGRIFEGRYGGTQLPVLGAHTGAFNANSFGVSLIGNFENAKPTASMLEATARVIAWKLDANYRSPQATVVLGGSRLHTVSGHRDTKATACPGNNLYSQLGWLKQRADVLMGRSVSTEIYRFAQQLGGYRRIGQPFWGEHPTRTGRATYFGARDLYWSPATGAHSVQGGFRGRFRAYGPDGLLGMPTAEQRNGKPAGSRAQNFQYGAIYWSPRTGMHAVNGLISRKYGALGADRSRLGLPISEPFRVAGGVQQKFQHGRLTLSFRTQKVYVT, encoded by the coding sequence ATGAGAACAACCCGACTCGCGGTGACCGTGGTGACAGGTCTGGCGCTGTTCGTGCCCAACCATTCGCAGGCCTTACCCAGAACCGGCCCGGCACCCGAAGCCACCGACCCGTCGTACCAGGAACTGCCACTGCGGCAGGGCTTCGGTACTACGTCCGCCGGCGCGACGAAGCCCTTCGGCATGGTCGGGGTCACCTGGCCGAGCCGGCCGGATTCGAGCCAGGTCGTTGCCAAGATCCGGGTCCAGCGCAACGGCGTGTGGTCGGACTGGGAACAGCTCCCGGTCGAGGACGAGCACGGGCCCGATCCCGCCGTCCCCGAAGGACAGGAACGCTCCGGCACCGATCCGATCTGGGTCGGCGACGCGAACGGCATCGACGCGTCCCTGACCACAAAGGACGGGACGACGATCGACGACGCGAAGATCGTGCTCATCCGGCCCGGCACCCTCACTGCCGACGCGAATCTGCCGAGCAGCCTGGCTGCCACCCGGACCGACGCGACCGCGCCGTACCCGGCGCCCGCAGTCATCGGCCGGCGTGGCTGGGGAGCCGACGAGCGGTTGCGCAGCCACAACGGAGCGGCCTGCGTGCGACCGAAGTACACCAGCACCGTGCAGGCGGCGTTCGTTCACCACACGGCCGATCGCAACAACTACACGCGGGCACAGGTCCCGGCGATGATCCGCGCGATGTACGCCTACCACGTGCGCAGCCGCGGCTGGTGCGACCTCGGCTACAACTTCCTCGTCGACCGCTTCGGCCGCATCTTCGAAGGCCGGTACGGCGGTACGCAGCTGCCCGTCCTCGGCGCGCACACCGGCGCGTTCAACGCCAACTCCTTCGGTGTCTCGCTGATCGGCAACTTCGAGAACGCGAAGCCGACCGCATCGATGCTGGAGGCAACGGCCCGGGTGATCGCCTGGAAACTCGATGCGAACTACCGCTCGCCGCAGGCCACCGTTGTGCTGGGCGGCAGCAGACTGCACACGGTCTCCGGCCACCGCGACACCAAGGCGACCGCGTGCCCGGGCAACAACCTCTACTCGCAACTCGGTTGGCTGAAGCAACGAGCCGACGTGTTGATGGGCCGTAGTGTGTCGACGGAGATCTACCGGTTCGCCCAGCAACTGGGCGGCTACCGCAGGATCGGTCAGCCGTTCTGGGGTGAACACCCGACCCGCACCGGCCGCGCCACGTACTTCGGCGCACGGGATCTCTACTGGTCGCCCGCGACCGGCGCGCACAGCGTCCAGGGAGGGTTCCGCGGCCGCTTCCGCGCCTATGGACCGGACGGCCTGCTCGGCATGCCGACAGCGGAACAGCGCAACGGCAAGCCCGCCGGCAGCCGGGCGCAGAACTTCCAGTACGGCGCGATCTACTGGTCCCCGCGCACCGGCATGCATGCCGTGAACGGCCTGATCTCCCGCAAGTACGGGGCTCTCGGCGCGGACCGGTCGCGCCTCGGCCTGCCGATCTCCGAACCGTTCCGGGTCGCCGGCGGCGTACAGCAGAAGTTCCAGCACGGCCGGCTCACCCTCAGCTTCCGCACCCAGAAGGTCTACGTCACATGA
- a CDS encoding cell wall metabolism sensor histidine kinase WalK, producing MEFILLIAVIVIAALAYRSYRRTQLETKKRDEISSAELESVKRTADEDITKFGEELQDLDLDMVGKDLGDGARQDYQRALDSYESAKQAVGQVTQAEQIKHVIEILEDGRYAMACVRARVNGEPLPQRRPSCFFNPQHGPSVADVTWAPPGGAPREVPACAADVERVRAGAEPDVRKVMVGPQRVPYWEAGPAYSPYAQGMFGGLGGVMTGMFIGTMLGGMFAGGGYGDYAGGGFDGGGFDGGGDGGGYDGGDGGGDGGDFDFSQDSGGDFGGGDSGGWDFGGGDGGGFDGGGFDF from the coding sequence ATGGAATTCATCCTGCTGATCGCGGTGATCGTGATCGCCGCGCTGGCCTATCGCTCCTACCGCCGCACGCAACTGGAGACGAAGAAGCGCGACGAGATCTCGTCGGCCGAGCTCGAGTCGGTCAAGCGCACCGCCGACGAGGACATCACCAAGTTCGGCGAGGAGTTGCAGGACCTCGACCTGGACATGGTCGGCAAGGATCTCGGCGACGGCGCCCGGCAGGACTACCAGCGCGCGCTGGACTCCTACGAGTCGGCCAAGCAGGCGGTCGGCCAGGTCACCCAGGCCGAGCAGATCAAGCACGTGATCGAGATCCTCGAGGACGGCCGGTACGCGATGGCGTGCGTCCGCGCCCGGGTGAACGGCGAACCGCTGCCGCAGCGGCGCCCCTCCTGCTTCTTCAACCCGCAGCACGGCCCCTCCGTCGCGGATGTCACCTGGGCCCCGCCCGGCGGTGCACCGCGTGAGGTCCCGGCCTGCGCGGCCGACGTCGAGCGGGTCCGCGCCGGTGCCGAGCCGGACGTCCGCAAGGTCATGGTCGGCCCGCAACGGGTGCCGTACTGGGAGGCCGGACCGGCGTACTCGCCTTACGCCCAAGGCATGTTCGGCGGTCTGGGTGGCGTGATGACCGGAATGTTCATCGGCACCATGCTCGGCGGGATGTTCGCCGGCGGTGGCTACGGCGACTACGCCGGCGGCGGGTTCGACGGCGGCGGCTTCGACGGTGGCGGAGACGGCGGTGGGTACGACGGCGGCGACGGCGGTGGTGACGGTGGGGACTTCGACTTCAGCCAGGACTCCGGCGGCGACTTCGGCGGCGGCGACTCCGGTGGCTGGGACTTCGGTGGCGGCGACGGCGGCGGCTTCGACGGCGGCGGCTTCGACTTCTGA
- a CDS encoding hydrogenase maturation nickel metallochaperone HypA/HybF: MHELAIAESVVDAVLDKVGDGPVAAVRLEIGRLSGVVTDSIRFCFEVVANGTGLQDARLDIDEPTGRAYCRNCGDEFELDDPIMLCPCGSADLEVLSGQQLRIISVEVA; the protein is encoded by the coding sequence GTGCATGAGCTCGCCATTGCGGAGAGCGTGGTGGACGCCGTCCTCGACAAGGTCGGGGACGGGCCGGTGGCGGCCGTGCGGCTGGAGATCGGGCGGTTGTCCGGGGTGGTGACGGATTCGATCAGGTTCTGTTTCGAGGTGGTGGCGAACGGGACCGGGTTGCAGGACGCACGGCTGGACATCGACGAGCCGACCGGCCGGGCGTACTGTCGCAACTGCGGTGACGAGTTCGAACTCGACGACCCGATCATGCTGTGCCCGTGTGGCAGTGCCGATCTCGAAGTGCTCAGTGGCCAGCAGCTGAGAATCATCTCGGTGGAGGTGGCCTGA
- the hypB gene encoding hydrogenase nickel incorporation protein HypB codes for MCTTCGCGRPDGTGTRLTVVPDHHHEDHDHDAGHGHGHDGEHEAGHGHGHGHGAEQVIAGPETRTVLLEQEILAKNDGLAAANRHRLTERGISAVNLMSSPGSGKTTVLEHTISAIGDRRKTFVIEGDQETLYDAERIRATGTEVVQINTGAGCHLDAQMMSSGLAELAPPDGSLVFVENVGNLVCPALFDLGEAARVVIISVTEGADKPAKYPYMFRTADLVLLNKIDLLPYVDFDVELCLNLIARIKPDAKILQLSATKGDGMEAWYDWLAEL; via the coding sequence ATGTGCACCACCTGCGGCTGCGGCCGGCCCGACGGAACCGGCACCCGGCTGACCGTCGTACCCGATCATCACCATGAGGACCACGACCACGACGCCGGACATGGGCACGGCCACGACGGCGAGCACGAGGCCGGGCACGGGCACGGGCATGGGCACGGCGCCGAGCAGGTGATCGCCGGGCCGGAGACGCGGACCGTCCTGCTGGAGCAGGAGATTCTGGCCAAGAACGACGGGCTGGCGGCGGCCAACCGGCACCGCCTCACCGAGCGCGGGATCAGCGCGGTGAACCTGATGAGTTCACCGGGCTCCGGGAAGACCACCGTGCTCGAACACACCATCTCCGCGATCGGCGATCGGCGGAAGACGTTCGTGATCGAAGGCGATCAGGAGACCCTGTACGACGCCGAGCGGATCCGCGCGACCGGAACCGAGGTGGTGCAGATCAACACCGGCGCCGGCTGTCACCTGGACGCGCAGATGATGAGCTCGGGCCTGGCCGAACTCGCTCCCCCGGACGGCTCGCTGGTGTTCGTGGAGAACGTCGGCAACCTGGTCTGCCCCGCGTTGTTCGACCTCGGCGAAGCGGCCCGGGTGGTGATCATCTCGGTGACCGAGGGCGCCGACAAGCCGGCCAAGTACCCGTACATGTTCCGCACCGCCGATCTCGTCCTGCTGAACAAGATCGACCTGCTCCCGTACGTCGATTTCGACGTGGAGCTGTGCCTGAACCTGATCGCCCGGATCAAACCCGACGCGAAGATTCTCCAACTCTCCGCGACCAAGGGCGACGGCATGGAAGCCTGGTACGACTGGCTCGCCGAACTCTAG
- a CDS encoding glycosyltransferase 87 family protein, which yields MTTGFLGTPAKRPWWFAAGVCVLVGLLLPFVWRHTGADLKVYRLGGAAILADPSTLYEARLRYISMPFTYPLFGGLVMVPVSLLPWPLAYGGSIAVSLIALFAIWRMSLRNHLDVLRKYFGRPHPAALVALVAASMLLEPVRETLSYGQINLILCAIVLYDVLVAKRRGLWIGLAAGIKLTPLVFFGLLLVTKQWRALAHASAAFLATVLIGFLLAPRTALNYWTHMVSDTGRIGGLAYSGNQSWNGFLIRVTGDLAGGGRLWQVVVLLTVVGGLWLTRVLWLRGEQLASVSVCALIGLLCSPVSWSHHWVWCLPLGISLLTATTVGRRHPIVVSATWFGLFLLGPIWWPPRGDNQELSWNLLEQLAGNAYLWLALAAAVLLALGTRPKAPVITKLHDALTN from the coding sequence GTGACAACCGGGTTCCTGGGGACTCCGGCAAAGCGACCTTGGTGGTTCGCGGCCGGTGTCTGTGTGCTGGTCGGCCTGCTGCTGCCGTTCGTATGGAGGCACACCGGCGCCGACCTCAAGGTGTACCGCCTCGGCGGCGCGGCGATCCTGGCCGACCCGTCCACCTTGTACGAGGCGCGGCTGCGCTACATCTCGATGCCCTTCACCTACCCGCTGTTCGGCGGCCTCGTGATGGTGCCCGTGTCGCTGCTGCCCTGGCCACTCGCGTACGGCGGATCGATCGCGGTCTCCTTGATCGCCCTGTTCGCCATCTGGCGGATGAGCCTGCGGAACCACCTCGACGTCCTCCGCAAGTACTTCGGCCGCCCTCACCCGGCGGCTCTGGTCGCCCTGGTGGCCGCCTCCATGCTGCTCGAACCGGTGCGCGAGACGCTCTCCTACGGCCAGATCAACCTGATCCTCTGCGCGATCGTCCTGTACGACGTCCTCGTGGCGAAGCGCCGCGGCCTCTGGATCGGGCTGGCCGCCGGGATCAAGCTGACGCCGTTGGTGTTCTTCGGACTGCTCCTCGTCACGAAGCAGTGGCGAGCGCTCGCGCACGCGTCGGCCGCGTTCCTCGCGACGGTGCTGATCGGCTTTCTGCTCGCGCCGCGGACAGCTTTGAACTACTGGACGCACATGGTGTCGGACACCGGGCGGATCGGCGGCCTGGCGTACTCCGGGAACCAGTCGTGGAACGGGTTTCTGATTCGCGTCACCGGTGACCTGGCGGGTGGCGGCCGGCTCTGGCAGGTCGTCGTACTGCTGACCGTCGTCGGCGGACTCTGGCTGACCCGCGTGCTGTGGTTGCGTGGCGAACAGCTCGCCTCGGTGTCGGTCTGCGCGTTGATCGGCCTGCTGTGCTCGCCGGTTTCCTGGAGCCACCACTGGGTCTGGTGCCTGCCGCTCGGCATCTCCTTGCTGACGGCAACGACCGTGGGACGGCGCCATCCGATAGTGGTGTCGGCGACCTGGTTCGGCCTGTTCCTGCTCGGGCCGATCTGGTGGCCGCCGCGTGGCGACAACCAGGAACTGTCCTGGAACCTGCTCGAACAGCTCGCCGGCAACGCCTACCTGTGGCTCGCGCTGGCGGCGGCCGTCCTCCTGGCGCTCGGTACTCGTCCGAAGGCGCCGGTCATCACGAAGTTGCACGACGCGCTGACGAACTGA